The following proteins come from a genomic window of Terribacillus aidingensis:
- a CDS encoding aminopeptidase P family protein, producing the protein MMNYIERISYKEVPAPADTTAETPVDLIDETMQLHKEKMIEQMNDAELDVLLVYGDREHGTNFGYLTGFEPRFEEALLVLHSNGRAYLLLGNESLRMNQYSRIEADAILVPYFSLPNQPMPTDKTFAELIASAGIKEGMRVGIAGWKMFTSSYEDNQQLFDTPYFIVNAVNELVKDSGSVLNATSLFIHPGTGARSLMNANEIAHYEFGASLASSRILRVLNQLEPGKTEMELADGLAAYGQPNNVQTICATGDRFTNAVVAPRAKKVEVGDKFTVTVGYRGGLTNRSAYVVSSAEELPADVSDYIDAVAKPYYAASVAWYENVRIGMTGGEMYELIESVLPKSRYGWKLNPGHLTAGEEWMSSPMYPNSEIQLASGMMFQMDIIPSIPGYGGANAEDGIVLADEKLRAELSERYPELWGRIQQRREYMIQTLGIQLHPEVLPMSTINGYYRPYLLNKKYAFAVNKQ; encoded by the coding sequence ATGATGAACTATATAGAGAGAATCAGCTATAAAGAAGTACCTGCACCTGCCGATACAACGGCAGAGACACCAGTGGATCTGATTGATGAAACGATGCAGCTTCACAAAGAGAAAATGATTGAGCAGATGAATGACGCAGAACTAGACGTTCTTCTTGTATATGGCGACCGTGAACACGGCACTAACTTTGGGTATCTAACAGGTTTCGAACCAAGGTTTGAGGAAGCGCTCTTGGTTTTACATAGCAATGGGCGGGCTTATTTATTATTAGGTAATGAATCTCTTCGAATGAACCAATACAGCCGTATAGAAGCAGATGCTATCCTTGTACCATACTTTTCACTGCCGAATCAGCCGATGCCTACTGATAAGACATTTGCAGAACTTATTGCATCTGCAGGTATTAAAGAAGGTATGCGTGTTGGTATTGCAGGATGGAAAATGTTTACGAGTTCTTATGAAGACAATCAGCAGCTGTTTGATACGCCGTATTTTATAGTTAACGCTGTAAATGAGTTAGTGAAAGATTCCGGCAGTGTTTTAAATGCCACTTCATTATTCATTCATCCAGGTACGGGTGCTCGTAGTTTAATGAATGCAAATGAAATCGCTCACTATGAATTTGGAGCTTCACTTGCATCGTCCCGAATTTTGCGAGTGCTAAATCAATTAGAACCTGGAAAAACAGAGATGGAGCTTGCAGATGGACTAGCTGCCTATGGGCAGCCGAATAATGTCCAGACGATTTGTGCTACGGGTGATCGCTTTACGAACGCAGTAGTGGCTCCAAGAGCAAAGAAAGTAGAAGTAGGTGATAAGTTTACAGTCACTGTAGGATACAGAGGGGGTCTTACCAACCGATCTGCCTATGTTGTATCATCTGCTGAAGAACTGCCTGCGGATGTATCTGATTATATAGATGCAGTTGCTAAGCCTTATTACGCAGCAAGTGTTGCTTGGTATGAGAATGTGAGAATTGGTATGACAGGTGGGGAGATGTATGAATTAATTGAATCTGTCCTGCCTAAATCAAGATATGGATGGAAGCTTAACCCGGGTCATTTGACGGCTGGTGAAGAATGGATGTCTTCTCCTATGTATCCCAATTCAGAAATCCAACTTGCCAGCGGCATGATGTTCCAGATGGATATTATCCCTAGTATTCCAGGATACGGCGGAGCGAATGCGGAAGATGGTATTGTTCTAGCGGACGAAAAACTACGTGCAGAGTTGTCCGAACGCTATCCAGAACTATGGGGAAGAATCCAACAACGCAGAGAGTATATGATCCAAACATTGGGTATTCAGCTTCATCCGGAAGTACTTCCAATGTCTACAATCAACGGGTATTACCGCCCTTATTTATTAAATAAGAAGTATGCATTTGCAGTAAATAAACAGTAG
- a CDS encoding SHOCT domain-containing protein: MRKYKELYDEGILTEDEFAAKKKQLLNI; encoded by the coding sequence ATTAGGAAATACAAGGAACTTTATGATGAAGGAATATTGACAGAAGATGAATTTGCAGCAAAGAAAAAGCAATTACTTAACATTTAA
- a CDS encoding TetR/AcrR family transcriptional regulator, translating into MSRPTGVNSEDTKQFIVDVATKIFELKGYSSTSMADIKNETNFSKGTIYYHFKNKEELYLYCIQRVSNEFIRNWEITSKNEKSAEKKLYIWANLNNIMLQKPIMNTVHEYFISTNKDNYDAVVELYEPEFRIVNRILEDGINSGEFKKDLQIDEVSVLIYNFITSLTNAELYGYRSNQEQKNLYKAAIDLILPGLKN; encoded by the coding sequence ATGAGCAGACCAACAGGAGTAAATAGCGAAGACACAAAACAATTTATTGTAGATGTCGCAACAAAGATATTTGAACTTAAAGGTTATAGTTCCACATCGATGGCAGACATCAAAAATGAAACGAACTTTAGTAAAGGCACTATTTATTATCACTTTAAAAATAAAGAAGAATTGTACTTATATTGTATCCAGCGGGTATCTAACGAATTTATTCGTAACTGGGAGATTACTTCTAAAAATGAGAAGTCCGCTGAAAAGAAATTATATATTTGGGCTAACTTAAATAATATAATGCTGCAAAAGCCTATAATGAATACGGTTCATGAATATTTCATTTCCACAAATAAAGACAATTACGATGCCGTAGTTGAACTTTATGAGCCTGAATTTCGAATCGTGAACCGTATTTTAGAGGACGGAATCAATAGTGGCGAATTTAAAAAAGACTTACAAATCGATGAAGTATCCGTACTTATATATAATTTCATCACTTCCTTAACAAATGCAGAATTATATGGCTATCGTTCAAATCAAGAGCAAAAAAATCTGTACAAGGCAGCAATTGATTTAATCTTACCAGGACTTAAAAATTAA
- a CDS encoding STAS domain-containing protein — MKDELRYIGEKIQKNQDIIAESVLLNLDSTLNKELRILSLPKEQLSKFNARLVSNIGAILFAEDNKEEVERNFLAWGSWAGQAATEMNVSLTATLQYVSSFRSVIWDIFTVELEERHFAAITMLDVSKIIDPMLEVVSFEIGRQFEKHNKKMVSIAYSALEELSVPVVPIYEGLAVIPIVGEIDTHRAKLIMETALTQGNALELDYLVLDVSGVLMIDTMVANQIVQIVQSLRVSGIKTIITGIRPEIAQTMVSLGLDFKSITTVSNLKNALYHLGYGKLK; from the coding sequence ATGAAAGACGAATTGAGATATATAGGGGAGAAGATACAGAAGAACCAGGATATTATTGCCGAGTCTGTACTTCTAAACCTCGATTCGACATTAAATAAAGAGCTTCGTATCTTATCTCTTCCGAAAGAGCAATTATCCAAATTCAATGCTAGACTTGTATCTAATATCGGTGCCATCCTTTTTGCTGAAGATAACAAAGAAGAAGTGGAAAGAAACTTTTTGGCTTGGGGATCGTGGGCCGGACAAGCGGCTACGGAGATGAATGTTTCCTTGACTGCTACGTTGCAATATGTTTCCAGCTTCCGCAGTGTTATTTGGGATATATTCACGGTTGAACTGGAGGAGCGGCATTTTGCTGCGATTACCATGCTAGATGTATCAAAAATCATCGATCCAATGCTGGAGGTAGTCAGCTTCGAAATTGGAAGACAGTTTGAGAAACATAATAAGAAGATGGTTAGCATTGCCTATAGTGCGCTGGAAGAATTGTCAGTGCCGGTAGTTCCGATTTATGAAGGATTAGCTGTTATACCCATTGTCGGCGAGATCGACACACATCGGGCCAAATTGATCATGGAGACTGCATTGACACAAGGCAATGCTTTGGAATTGGATTACCTAGTCTTGGATGTTTCTGGCGTATTGATGATCGATACGATGGTGGCCAATCAGATTGTTCAAATTGTTCAATCCCTTCGTGTAAGCGGGATTAAAACCATCATTACGGGAATCCGTCCAGAAATCGCACAGACGATGGTCTCACTTGGTTTAGATTTCAAGTCGATAACTACAGTATCGAATCTAAAAAATGCCTTGTATCATCTAGGATACGGTAAATTGAAATAA
- a CDS encoding transposase gives MDVAKYEIHIQSTSKMVEVAKQYGREEIAQKNQKNLDRLKDIYNTIKLGNIIFGRSGSIKQKQGVTND, from the coding sequence ATGGATGTAGCAAAGTATGAAATTCACATACAATCTACTTCAAAGATGGTAGAAGTAGCCAAACAGTATGGACGTGAGGAAATAGCACAAAAAAACCAGAAGAATTTAGATAGACTCAAGGATATCTATAATACTATTAAACTAGGAAATATAATCTTTGGACGAAGTGGAAGTATAAAACAAAAACAAGGTGTAACAAATGACTAA
- a CDS encoding DUF5412 family protein, with amino-acid sequence MKRLKFWLLAIVFPFVIINGIILYNIININLSDLNGEGRIVSTINSPDNSYVAEIRLIDKNGNATTPIQQTVSISAINADYNLLSEETVYWEIHAESETPKVSWLDDDSLNVNGIIIDILKPETYYNWQNQ; translated from the coding sequence ATGAAAAGACTTAAATTTTGGTTGTTAGCTATCGTTTTCCCATTTGTTATTATAAACGGCATTATCTTGTATAACATTATTAATATAAATCTAAGTGATTTAAATGGAGAAGGACGTATTGTTTCAACAATCAATTCACCTGACAATAGCTATGTTGCAGAGATTCGATTGATAGACAAAAACGGCAATGCTACAACACCAATACAACAAACAGTTAGCATTTCCGCTATAAATGCAGACTATAACCTGTTAAGTGAAGAAACAGTATATTGGGAAATACACGCTGAAAGCGAAACGCCAAAAGTAAGCTGGTTAGATGATGATAGTTTAAACGTCAATGGCATTATAATAGACATACTAAAGCCGGAGACATATTACAATTGGCAAAACCAGTAA
- a CDS encoding DUF4041 domain-containing protein: MYKEKFYHSPWFIGLLFAFWPIGIPPLIAIVLIINRHKVISKHNTLMKTYDIENIIVDNEKLSNLKEDIKKLSHEKQLLANIIESYKPISDLVLMKDELKENIKKIESQQQLEYDKLKEIKSEIGLFEDELTMHSFGVFKSPFDLGNSEAYKVKLNETIARQKALIKEKRATYHNLDWTIGDDRKRGREFILDTIKLTLRAFNNECDNIINRVKFNNVEASENKIQKVYQDLNKLTDMQTVAISPKYMDLKIEQLHLKYGYELMKQQEKEEQMEIREQMREEAKALKELEKAQQKVEKEEKHFEQAIEKLKLQLNEDAQRNNQKLLDKLAELEGQLEETKKNKEDVLFRVQNTRAGYVYIISNIGSFGENVYKIGMTRRLEPLDRVRELGDASVPFLFDVHGMIFSDDAPSLEKALHKAFEKRRVNRINERKEFFRVSLDEIEKVVTENHNKTVTFTKTAAAEDYRQTVELEKQKELVVS, encoded by the coding sequence ATGTACAAAGAAAAGTTTTATCACTCACCTTGGTTTATTGGTTTGTTATTTGCCTTCTGGCCGATTGGAATACCTCCACTTATTGCTATTGTACTTATAATCAATAGACATAAAGTTATCAGTAAACACAACACTTTAATGAAAACTTATGACATTGAAAATATAATCGTCGACAATGAAAAACTTTCTAACTTAAAAGAGGATATAAAAAAACTATCTCACGAGAAGCAATTATTGGCTAATATTATTGAGTCATATAAGCCAATCTCAGACTTAGTGTTAATGAAGGATGAATTAAAAGAAAATATCAAGAAAATCGAATCGCAGCAGCAACTTGAGTACGATAAATTAAAAGAAATTAAGAGTGAGATTGGTTTATTTGAAGACGAACTTACAATGCATAGTTTTGGAGTTTTTAAGTCTCCATTTGACTTAGGAAATTCAGAAGCATACAAAGTTAAACTCAATGAAACAATTGCCAGACAAAAAGCTCTTATTAAAGAAAAACGTGCTACATATCACAACTTAGACTGGACAATTGGAGATGACCGTAAAAGAGGTAGAGAATTCATATTAGACACTATCAAACTGACCCTTCGAGCTTTTAACAATGAATGTGATAACATCATTAATAGAGTCAAGTTCAACAATGTTGAAGCTAGTGAAAATAAGATCCAAAAAGTCTATCAAGACCTTAATAAATTAACGGATATGCAGACCGTTGCAATTAGTCCAAAATATATGGATTTAAAAATAGAACAACTACATCTTAAATACGGCTATGAGCTAATGAAGCAACAAGAAAAAGAAGAACAAATGGAAATAAGAGAACAAATGAGAGAAGAAGCTAAAGCTCTTAAGGAATTGGAAAAGGCACAACAAAAAGTTGAAAAAGAAGAAAAACACTTCGAACAAGCCATCGAAAAATTAAAATTGCAATTAAATGAAGACGCTCAAAGAAATAACCAAAAACTATTGGATAAATTGGCCGAACTAGAAGGACAGTTAGAAGAAACTAAAAAGAACAAGGAAGATGTTCTATTCCGAGTACAGAATACTCGCGCTGGCTATGTATACATTATCTCTAACATTGGATCGTTCGGTGAAAATGTCTATAAAATTGGTATGACTAGACGGTTAGAGCCACTAGATAGAGTACGTGAATTAGGCGACGCATCAGTTCCTTTTTTGTTTGATGTTCACGGTATGATCTTTAGTGATGATGCTCCGAGCTTAGAGAAAGCTTTACACAAAGCTTTTGAGAAACGGAGGGTGAACAGAATTAATGAACGGAAGGAATTCTTTAGAGTTAGCTTAGATGAGATTGAAAAAGTAGTAACTGAAAACCATAATAAAACAGTTACATTTACAAAGACAGCCGCTGCTGAGGATTATAGACAGACTGTCGAGTTAGAGAAGCAGAAAGAGTTAGTCGTCTCTTAA
- a CDS encoding MATE family efflux transporter: METMQQELMNKPVKKVFFHFFFPAVIGMLLMSVNMLLDGIFVGRGVGEFGLAGVNLAAPIFTVILAISLWIGIGGATYFSTAVGEGDIQKSRSSFTLALAIFIGLLGVISVVGYLNINTVATWLGANEDTITPTIEYLRILFSLGWILGLQQLFGVFIRNDGRPVLGMVSLGVTSIVNILLNYIFIFIFDLGVFGAGLATVIGGAVGVAIFIPHFFKKQVVLNKLEFNWSKQLIRRILAIGLPSLLAESGAFVLVVGYNLSVVAALGTEGVTAFSVINYLHGFMFLAFFGIETAMQPMISYYQGAQKKVQMRDTIKLGETTAIALGLLLFVIGFAFAPMLVSLFGINDQSIIDIAVNGIRLFFIGYLFIGISFVYMTYFQSVGKVWFATLITVCRSYVLFFVYLLVLPKFLGVNGIWLSMPIAELTMAILIMLFVRKRVKQQFNKDKINEGKEEVTSTTL; encoded by the coding sequence ATGGAAACAATGCAGCAAGAGCTCATGAATAAACCGGTTAAAAAGGTTTTCTTTCATTTCTTTTTCCCAGCAGTTATCGGCATGCTACTCATGTCAGTAAATATGCTGTTAGATGGTATTTTTGTAGGACGTGGCGTTGGAGAATTCGGTTTAGCAGGTGTTAATCTAGCAGCACCAATTTTTACAGTCATTCTCGCCATTAGTCTATGGATAGGCATTGGTGGAGCGACATACTTTTCAACAGCTGTTGGCGAAGGTGATATACAAAAATCACGAAGCAGTTTTACATTGGCACTTGCAATTTTTATTGGGTTGCTTGGTGTGATTAGCGTTGTTGGTTATCTAAATATAAACACAGTAGCAACATGGCTTGGAGCTAATGAAGATACAATTACACCAACAATAGAGTATTTACGCATCTTGTTCTCGTTAGGGTGGATTTTAGGTTTACAGCAGCTGTTTGGGGTTTTCATCCGTAATGACGGTAGACCAGTGCTAGGAATGGTTTCGTTAGGGGTAACGTCCATTGTTAATATATTGTTGAATTACATTTTTATTTTCATATTTGACTTAGGAGTATTCGGGGCAGGATTAGCGACAGTAATCGGAGGAGCTGTTGGAGTTGCAATTTTTATCCCGCACTTCTTTAAAAAACAAGTAGTATTAAATAAATTGGAATTTAATTGGTCTAAGCAATTAATCAGACGAATTTTAGCAATAGGTTTACCTAGTCTATTAGCAGAATCCGGAGCATTTGTTTTAGTTGTAGGGTACAACTTAAGCGTTGTTGCAGCATTAGGAACAGAAGGGGTCACAGCTTTCTCAGTTATCAACTATTTACACGGTTTCATGTTCTTGGCGTTTTTTGGTATAGAGACTGCGATGCAGCCAATGATTAGCTATTATCAAGGTGCACAAAAAAAAGTACAAATGCGCGATACAATTAAATTAGGAGAAACAACGGCAATAGCACTCGGGTTACTATTATTTGTTATCGGCTTCGCCTTTGCTCCTATGTTAGTTAGTTTATTTGGGATTAACGATCAAAGCATTATTGACATAGCTGTTAACGGCATTCGCTTATTCTTCATTGGTTATCTATTTATTGGAATCAGCTTCGTCTATATGACATATTTCCAATCAGTGGGGAAAGTATGGTTTGCAACTCTTATTACCGTCTGCAGAAGCTACGTATTATTTTTTGTATATTTACTTGTTTTACCGAAATTTTTAGGAGTAAATGGAATATGGCTGTCGATGCCGATAGCAGAGTTAACAATGGCGATTCTTATTATGTTATTTGTTAGAAAAAGAGTAAAACAGCAATTTAATAAAGACAAGATTAATGAAGGGAAAGAAGAAGTCACTTCTACTACCTTATGA
- a CDS encoding LuxR C-terminal-related transcriptional regulator, with product MKDNDYRPKQLLTKREKEVFELLVQDKTTKEIAQDLFISEKTVRNHISNTVQTICEQFNTCTLT from the coding sequence TTGAAGGATAATGACTACAGGCCAAAACAATTACTCACCAAACGAGAAAAAGAAGTCTTTGAACTATTGGTTCAAGATAAGACAACCAAGGAAATCGCGCAAGATCTGTTTATTTCAGAAAAAACAGTGCGGAACCACATATCGAATACGGTGCAGACCATTTGCGAACAATTCAATACTTGTACCCTTACATAA
- a CDS encoding response regulator transcription factor: MKDNDYRPKQLLTKREKEVFELLVQDKTTKEIAQDLFISEKTVRNHISNTMQKLGVKGRSQAVVELLRMGELKL, encoded by the coding sequence TTGAAGGATAATGACTACAGGCCAAAACAATTACTCACCAAACGAGAAAAAGAAGTCTTTGAACTATTGGTTCAAGATAAGACAACCAAGGAAATCGCGCAAGATCTGTTTATTTCAGAAAAAACAGTGCGGAACCACATATCAAATACGATGCAGAAACTGGGAGTAAAGGGACGGTCTCAGGCTGTAGTGGAGCTCCTTCGCATGGGGGAACTGAAGCTCTGA
- a CDS encoding STAS domain-containing protein, producing MKDELKYIGDKIRANKEIIADSVIDSLDENLKTELKILSFPNDKLHAFNVDLINNIGALLFVEEDPYEVQQNLLNWAKNAAEFATQKNISLTATLQFVSSFRSVIWEIFTEELVQRHFAAITMLDVSKIIDPMLEKISFAIGEEYELYNKKMMDIAYSALEELSVPVVPIYEGVAVLPIIGEIDTYRAKLIMETALEQGNHLQLDCLIIDVSGVLMIDTMVADQIFNIVKTLKLSGITTIITGIRPEIAQTMVSLGLDFKSITTFSNLRQALLHLGYGKIRD from the coding sequence ATGAAGGATGAATTAAAGTACATTGGGGATAAAATCAGGGCTAATAAAGAAATAATTGCAGACTCTGTTATTGACTCCTTAGATGAGAATTTAAAAACGGAGTTGAAAATTCTATCCTTTCCAAACGACAAGTTACATGCTTTTAATGTTGATTTAATTAATAACATAGGTGCTTTATTATTTGTTGAAGAGGACCCATATGAGGTTCAACAAAATTTACTTAACTGGGCTAAAAATGCAGCTGAATTTGCTACCCAAAAGAATATCTCTCTAACAGCAACTTTACAGTTTGTCTCTAGCTTCCGATCAGTTATCTGGGAGATCTTCACTGAAGAATTGGTACAGCGACATTTTGCTGCTATAACCATGCTAGATGTTTCAAAAATAATCGATCCTATGCTTGAAAAGATTAGTTTCGCTATAGGAGAAGAATATGAATTATATAACAAAAAAATGATGGACATTGCTTATAGTGCATTAGAGGAGCTTTCAGTTCCAGTTGTTCCTATTTACGAAGGTGTAGCAGTTCTTCCTATTATCGGAGAAATAGATACCTATAGGGCCAAGCTGATCATGGAGACTGCATTAGAGCAAGGCAACCATCTGCAATTAGATTGTTTGATCATTGATGTATCAGGTGTACTCATGATTGATACAATGGTAGCTGATCAGATTTTCAATATTGTTAAAACACTTAAGTTAAGTGGTATTACTACTATCATCACGGGTATTAGACCAGAAATTGCGCAAACGATGGTTTCATTAGGTCTAGATTTTAAATCGATTACTACTTTTTCTAATTTAAGACAAGCTCTTTTACATTTAGGTTATGGGAAAATAAGAGATTAA
- a CDS encoding 3-hydroxyacyl-CoA dehydrogenase NAD-binding domain-containing protein — translation MNNFNHEVTFFTKHPYLVHLAFRAAYFGDSIYLYVPDEQTFIQLEKELANASKFFQDYYGNHSKTIDAFNRVFFIEDATEAVQNKDIIVTSEENKAFYKQVLQCAYSNTVFITTVTGPVSNKVMNSSSNIVACRFSNANWEADVVEVMPKINTSQTVLKKTMCWCKGMSLTPLLLKKANEQFVFDAFRNTLTQVAIDLYKSGVADKETIDACLTEQTGAYVGPFGMMNAEKQYKH, via the coding sequence ATGAATAATTTTAACCATGAAGTTACCTTTTTTACAAAACATCCTTATCTTGTTCACCTTGCATTTCGAGCTGCTTATTTTGGTGATAGCATATATCTTTATGTACCAGATGAACAGACATTTATTCAGTTAGAGAAAGAGCTAGCTAATGCAAGTAAGTTCTTTCAAGACTACTACGGCAACCATAGCAAAACAATAGATGCTTTCAATAGAGTCTTTTTTATTGAGGATGCTACGGAAGCTGTACAAAACAAAGATATTATCGTGACATCGGAAGAAAATAAAGCATTTTACAAGCAAGTATTACAATGTGCATATTCTAATACGGTTTTTATCACAACCGTGACAGGTCCTGTTTCGAATAAAGTGATGAATTCTTCAAGTAATATTGTAGCGTGCCGATTTTCTAATGCGAATTGGGAGGCAGATGTTGTCGAGGTCATGCCGAAAATCAATACATCTCAGACGGTACTAAAAAAAACAATGTGCTGGTGTAAAGGAATGTCACTTACACCACTATTACTAAAAAAAGCAAATGAGCAGTTTGTCTTTGATGCATTTCGAAATACGTTAACACAGGTTGCTATTGATCTGTATAAAAGCGGTGTTGCGGATAAAGAGACAATAGATGCTTGCTTAACAGAACAAACCGGAGCTTATGTTGGACCTTTTGGCATGATGAATGCTGAGAAGCAGTATAAGCATTAA
- a CDS encoding NAD(P)/FAD-dependent oxidoreductase: protein MKDKVIIIGGGIAGLAMSLFLKKANIESVVYEQAEAYGKVGGHFVIHPSGVQMLELLGLGEEIKQNSHQIVDFAVLDQNNKPLFEEMGEEQELEGMPHLINIARFHLIDVLYKKAMELGIDIQFGKRLKGFTQNEQSVHVTFEDGTEEVGSILIGADGVRSKTRELLFPFPSNPLKYLGKTGVYGMIETEKLGALKKYFTTETSLMYFHDNFNFFVSKHHPTDTEISWSLITTEPRKVAKKIFEGKPLEQLKADLAARFEGWEMPIQHLIQATDHIIAKQLYRIDLMENYSHGRIVLIGDALHTADPNAGMGTTLAFEDAMYLAKMLRDHDYEDAFYYFEHDRKPRAKKVFHSANLLDNLEFDNVEDYAFFNDGINASWEK from the coding sequence ATGAAGGACAAAGTAATCATTATTGGTGGAGGCATTGCCGGTTTAGCTATGTCGTTATTTTTGAAAAAGGCAAATATCGAAAGTGTGGTTTATGAGCAAGCGGAAGCGTATGGCAAAGTAGGTGGACATTTTGTAATTCACCCAAGTGGTGTACAAATGCTGGAGCTATTAGGACTAGGGGAAGAAATCAAACAAAACAGTCATCAAATAGTTGATTTTGCGGTACTTGATCAAAACAATAAGCCATTATTTGAAGAAATGGGAGAAGAACAAGAATTAGAAGGAATGCCGCATTTAATCAACATTGCACGTTTCCATTTAATCGATGTGTTATATAAAAAAGCGATGGAGTTAGGTATTGACATCCAGTTTGGTAAGCGCCTAAAAGGATTTACACAAAACGAGCAAAGTGTACATGTGACTTTCGAAGATGGTACAGAAGAAGTCGGGTCAATTTTAATCGGTGCTGATGGCGTGCGTTCGAAGACGCGGGAGCTATTATTCCCGTTCCCGTCAAACCCGTTAAAATATCTTGGGAAAACTGGTGTGTACGGTATGATTGAAACAGAAAAGTTAGGGGCGTTAAAGAAGTACTTCACGACAGAGACATCACTGATGTATTTCCATGATAACTTTAATTTCTTCGTGTCAAAACATCACCCAACTGATACGGAAATTTCATGGTCTCTTATTACCACAGAGCCGCGCAAAGTTGCAAAAAAGATATTTGAAGGAAAGCCATTAGAGCAGTTGAAGGCTGATTTAGCGGCACGCTTTGAAGGTTGGGAAATGCCAATTCAGCATTTAATCCAAGCAACGGATCATATTATTGCAAAGCAACTCTATCGTATCGATTTAATGGAGAACTACTCACATGGACGTATTGTTTTAATCGGTGACGCATTGCATACAGCGGATCCCAATGCAGGAATGGGAACAACGCTAGCTTTTGAAGATGCAATGTATTTAGCAAAAATGCTGCGTGATCACGATTACGAAGATGCATTCTATTATTTCGAGCATGACCGTAAACCACGAGCAAAAAAGGTGTTTCATAGTGCAAATCTATTAGACAACTTGGAATTTGATAATGTGGAGGACTATGCGTTCTTTAATGATGGAATAAATGCTAGCTGGGAAAAGTAA
- a CDS encoding class I SAM-dependent methyltransferase, with the protein MKKDESSVTSLISAFGRSYHSQFDTPKIFNDYIAKDLISDKEFNNIKENMVQGIHFFDEDIAQKFEGNTEEILKWITQVQLSPITLSRAAYCEKVLLNEVALGLRQYVILGAGLDTFSFRHPELENSLEIFEIDHPTTQEFKKQRLDEANLKIPSNLHFVSMDFTKKLSYQNLIGKGFENKKTFFSLLGVSYYLTKEEVKSLIDYIFTKVPPGSSIVLDYADEKLFEEKGTSNRVENMVKMASIGGEPMKSCFSYFEIEKVLEKSGLLIYEHLSPDKINELYFNNREDYLSAFETIHYIHAVKK; encoded by the coding sequence ATGAAGAAAGATGAGTCAAGTGTAACTTCGTTAATATCAGCTTTCGGCAGATCCTACCATAGTCAATTTGATACCCCTAAAATCTTTAATGATTATATAGCTAAAGACTTAATTTCTGATAAAGAATTCAATAACATCAAAGAGAATATGGTTCAAGGCATACATTTCTTCGACGAAGATATCGCACAAAAATTCGAGGGAAATACAGAAGAAATATTAAAATGGATTACACAAGTCCAACTTTCTCCTATAACCTTATCACGTGCTGCGTATTGCGAAAAAGTATTACTTAATGAGGTAGCGTTAGGATTAAGACAATATGTCATACTTGGCGCTGGATTAGATACTTTCAGTTTCCGGCATCCAGAATTGGAAAACAGCTTAGAAATATTCGAAATTGATCATCCCACTACACAGGAATTTAAAAAGCAAAGATTGGACGAGGCTAATTTAAAAATCCCAAGTAATCTTCATTTTGTTTCTATGGACTTTACCAAAAAGTTGTCCTATCAAAACCTAATAGGTAAAGGATTTGAAAACAAAAAGACGTTCTTTAGTCTTTTAGGTGTTTCCTACTATTTAACTAAAGAGGAAGTTAAAAGCTTAATAGATTATATATTCACCAAGGTTCCACCAGGAAGTTCGATCGTTCTTGATTATGCAGACGAAAAACTATTCGAAGAAAAAGGAACCTCTAATAGAGTTGAAAATATGGTGAAAATGGCATCAATAGGCGGGGAACCAATGAAATCATGTTTTTCTTACTTTGAAATCGAAAAAGTGTTAGAGAAATCAGGCTTACTCATTTATGAACATTTATCACCTGATAAAATTAATGAATTGTATTTTAACAATCGAGAAGATTACCTATCAGCCTTTGAGACCATTCATTACATTCATGCTGTAAAAAAATAA